One window of Phalacrocorax carbo chromosome 1, bPhaCar2.1, whole genome shotgun sequence genomic DNA carries:
- the KCTD12 gene encoding BTB/POZ domain-containing protein KCTD12, with translation MALADSARGLPNGGGVSPAAGSGAAGSGAAAAAGGGWSSFPEIVELNVGGQVYVTRRCTVVSVRDSLLWRMFSQQQPSELPRDSKGRFFLDRDGFLFRYILDYLRDLQLVLPEHFPERSRLQREAEYFQLPDLARRLAQTRAAPRPAALHRDGSVCADEPPPPPLLGYLEAEPLEGGGGGGAAASAPSPTASRSPSGGPLLTPSQSLDGAGGRRSGYITIGYRGSYTIGREAQADAKFRRVARITVCGKTALAKEVFGETLNESRDPDRPPERYTARYYLKFNFLEQAFDRLSEAGFRMAACSSTGTCAFAPEQGGPADDKIWTSYTEYVFCRD, from the coding sequence ATGGCCCTGGCGGACAGCGCCCGCGGGCTGCCCAACGGCGGCGGCGTctcgccggcggcggggagcggggcagcggggagcggggcggcggcggcggcgggaggaggctGGTCGTCCTTCCCGGAGATCGTGGAGCTGAACGTGGGCGGGCAGGTGTACGTGACGCGGCGCTGCACTGTGGTCTCGGTGCGGGACTCGCTGCTCTGGCGCATGTTCtcgcagcagcagcccagcgAGCTGCCCCGGGACAGCAAGGGCCGCTTCTTCCTCGACCGCGACGGCTTCCTCTTCCGCTACATCCTGGACTATCTGCGGGACCTGCAGCTGGTGCTGCCCGAGCACTTCCCCGAGCGCAGCCGCCTCCAGCGGGAGGCCGAGTACTTCCAGCTGCCCGACCTGGCTCGCCGCCTGGCGCAGACtcgggccgccccccgccccgccgccctgcACCGCGACGGCTCGGTCTGCGCCGacgagccgccgccgccgccgctcctcGGCTACCTGGAGGCCGAGCCGCTGgaaggaggcggcggcggcggtgcggCGGCCTCCGCCCCGTCGCCCACCGCCAGCCGCAGCCCCTCGGGCGGGCCGCTCCTCACGCCCTCTCAATCGCTGGACGGGGCGGGCGGGAGACGCTCGGGCTACATCACCATCGGCTACAGGGGCTCCTACACCATCGGGCGGGAGGCGCAGGCCGATGCCAAGTTCCGACGGGTGGCCCGTATCACTGTCTGCGGCAAGACGGCGCTGGCCAAGGAGGTCTTCGGGGAGACGCTGAACGAGAGCCGTGACCCCGACCGCCCTCCTGAGCGCTACACCGCCCGTTACTACCTCAAGTTCAACTTCCTTGAGCAAGCCTTTGACCGGCTCTCCGAGGCTGGCTTCCGCATGGCTGCCTGCTCCTCCACCGGCACCTGCGCCTTTGCTCCCGAGCAGGGCGGCCCTGCCGATGACAAGATCTGGACCAGCTACACTGAGTATGTCTTCTGCCGGGACTGA